A single window of Crassostrea angulata isolate pt1a10 chromosome 8, ASM2561291v2, whole genome shotgun sequence DNA harbors:
- the LOC128160887 gene encoding uncharacterized protein LOC128160887 → MAESISVKSEKESFRCPICLERLNIPRYLPCLHTFCEVCIQTYISSSTTPDEKDDVNVFECPVCRQRVQEPQKGISSDAWAKCFPLNKWAWSMSYNSEKDSMKHCMFCKREELTVLAKHWCKSCAEPLCNDCKRFHKRVPILQNHKIVDLNDEENLKEDIDMDENCSIHKEKTLDFFCQDHNKLCCSACFALQHKRCANFDTVDEIVKNISKDEMKDKLISLSNLVDCISKLRDENKRQYNTLCTQKEDICSLFAKNIEEVKMFLDQAHEQWLKRFDVEHTHNTDNIEVVSDELKRFNTTVTEAKSMLSSVLENGSDRQIFVVQSQLHTQILDHFDRLKTLKIWELTDSYSFEPNQLKSLTETMKFENITQSKGSRDVLNRISVCGKSLMGEGLPSPKPCLANVVLMSATLKIVSACQNEIFAYFGLFIDNNRVVFSNETKQSLDVYDTSSKTSKLVCTLNCDSIPYDMCYAYSMNRIYVAFGGFVVQYEIKNLGTQFVETERITVENTVIGIAKITDGFFTANESSASFRWSDFSIRSDIPYVKSRERPFICSSFCGKKVAYTTENSFIVMDTKGNKLSEYFCSPSNPIGLSFDSGDNIIVCLNNREIKQIRYNGTSSRCIKKNDNIFSRPENIVFHPEGHMFMNFDNGTYFDALKTWFPATMCVFEVLTK, encoded by the coding sequence ATGGCCGAGTCAATAAGTGTGAAGTCTGAAAAGGAATCTTTTCGCTGTCCGATATGTCTCGAGAGGTTAAACATCCCTCGATACTTGCCATGTTTACACACATTTTGTGAGGTATGCATTCAGACGTACATATCAAGTTCGACAACCCCTGACGAAAAAGATGATGTCAATGTCTTTGAATGCCCAGTGTGTAGACAAAGGGTCCAGGAACCACAGAAGGGTATTTCCAGTGACGCTTGGGCGAAATGCTTTCCGTTGAATAAATGGGCATGGTCGATGTCGTATAATTCCGAAAAGGATTCTATGAAACATTGCATGTTTTGCAAACGGGAAGAGTTAACAGTCTTGGCCAAACATTGGTGTAAATCGTGTGCAGAACCTCTCTGCAACGATTGTAAACGTTTTCATAAGCGGGTTCCAATTCTTCAAAATCATAAGATCGTTGACTTAAATGATGAAGAGAATTTGAAAGAAGACATTGATATGGATGAAAACTGTAgcattcataaagaaaaaacTCTTGATTTTTTTTGCCAAGATCACAACAAATTGTGCTGTAGTGCGTGTTTTGCACTGCAACATAAACGGTGTGCAAATTTTGATACGGTCGatgaaattgtaaaaaacaTTAGTAAAGACGAGATGAAAGACAAACTTATTTCATTATCAAACCTTGTTGATTGCATTTCTAAGCTACGTGATGAAAATAAGAGACAGTATAATACATTGTGTACTCAAAAGGAAGACATTTGCTCTTTATTTGCCAAGAACATCGAAGAAGTCAAGATGTTTCTAGACCAAGCTCATGAACAGTGGCTAAAACGTTTTGATGTTGAACATACTCACAACACCGACAACATTGAGGTTGTGTCTGATGAACTGAAACGGTTTAATACGACTGTGACTGAAGCCAAATCAATGCTTTCCTCGGTCCTGGAAAACGGGTCTGACCGACAAATTTTCGTTGTACAATCTCAATTACATACCCAAATTCTTGACCACTTTGACCGtttgaaaactttgaaaatatgGGAATTGACCGATTCGTACAGTTTTGAACCAAACCAGCTAAAAAGTTTAACCGAGactatgaaatttgaaaatattactCAATCAAAAGGGTCAAGAGATGTTTTGAACAGGATTTCTGTTTGTGGTAAATCTTTGATGGGAGAAGGTTTACCAAGTCCAAAGCCGTGTCTGGCGAACGTGGTATTAATGTCAGCGACCTTGAAGATAGTGTCTGCTtgtcaaaatgaaatttttgcgTATTTTGgattatttattgataacaaCCGAGTTGTCTTTTCCAACGAAACTAAACAAAGTTTGGATGTATATGATACTTCTAGTAAAACTTCAAAATTAGTATGCACACTCAACTGCGACAGTATACCATATGACATGTGTTATGCATATAGTATGAACAGAATATACGTCGCATTTGGAGGCTTTGTTGTTCAGTACGAAATAAAAAACCTGGGTACACAATTTGTTGAAACTGAACGAATTACAGTTGAAAACACTGTGATAGGAATTGCAAAAATCACGGACGGGTTCTTTACGGCCAACGAATCTTCAGCTTCATTTCGTTGGAGCGATTTTTCAATAAGGTCTGATATACCATATGTCAAATCAAGAGAAAGACCTTTTATTTGTTCTTCATTTTGTGGTAAAAAGGTAGCATATACCACAGAAAATAGTTTCATAGTAATGGACACTAAGGGAAATAAGCTGTCGGAATATTTTTGTTCCCCGAGTAACCCAATCGGTCTATCTTTCGATTCTGGAGATAATATCATcgtttgtttaaacaatagagAGATAAAACAAATAAGATATAATGGAACATCAAGCCGATGCATCAAGAagaatgataatattttttcaagacCGGAAAATATTGTCTTTCATCCAGAAGGACACATGTTCATGAATTTTGATAACGGTACTTATTTTGATGCTTTAAAAACTTGGTTCCCGGCAACGATGTGTGTTTTTGaagttttgacaaaatga